A window from Citrobacter amalonaticus encodes these proteins:
- the yieE gene encoding DNA-binding transcriptional regulator YeiE, whose product MHITLRQLEVFTEVLKSGSTTQASVMLALSQSAVSAALTDLEGQLGVQLFDRVGKRLVVNEHGRLLYPRALALLEQAVEIEQLFREDNGAIRVYASSTIGNYILPGVIARYRRDFPALPLELSVGNSQDVITAVLDFRVDIGLIEGPCHNTEIISEPWLEDELVVFAAPSSPLAQGPVTLEQLAAAPWILRERGSGTREIVDYLLLSHLPKFEMAMELGNSEAIKHAVRHGLGISCLSRRVIDEQLQAGTLSEVAVPLPRLVRTLWRIHHRQKHLSNALQRFLNYCE is encoded by the coding sequence ATGCACATCACCCTGCGGCAACTCGAAGTCTTCACCGAAGTTTTGAAAAGCGGCTCAACAACGCAGGCATCGGTGATGCTGGCGCTGTCGCAATCGGCAGTCAGCGCGGCGCTGACCGATCTGGAAGGTCAACTGGGCGTTCAGCTTTTCGACCGCGTAGGCAAACGGCTGGTGGTGAATGAGCACGGGCGCTTGCTTTACCCGCGGGCGCTGGCGTTGCTGGAGCAGGCGGTGGAGATCGAGCAGTTGTTCCGCGAAGACAACGGCGCGATACGCGTGTATGCCAGCAGCACCATCGGCAACTATATCCTTCCGGGGGTGATTGCCCGTTATCGGCGAGATTTCCCCGCGCTGCCGCTGGAACTTAGCGTCGGCAACAGTCAGGATGTGATTACAGCGGTGCTCGATTTTCGGGTCGACATTGGGCTTATCGAAGGGCCGTGTCACAATACGGAGATCATCTCGGAGCCGTGGCTGGAAGATGAACTGGTGGTCTTCGCCGCACCATCTTCACCCCTGGCGCAGGGACCGGTGACGCTTGAACAGCTCGCAGCCGCCCCCTGGATCCTGCGCGAACGCGGTTCCGGGACGCGCGAAATTGTCGATTATCTGCTGCTGTCGCACCTGCCCAAATTTGAAATGGCGATGGAGCTGGGAAACTCCGAAGCCATCAAACATGCCGTTCGTCATGGGCTGGGCATTAGCTGTCTGTCACGACGCGTGATTGATGAACAACTCCAGGCGGGAACGCTGAGCGAAGTGGCAGTGCCGCTTCCGCGTCTGGTGCGTACGCTCTGGCGGATCCATCATCGCCAGAAACACCTCTCTAATGCGCTCCAGCGCTTCCTCAATTATTGCGAATAA
- a CDS encoding YeiH family protein, translating to MTELTLTNHRRTMWHFIPGLALSAVITGVALWGGSIPAVAGAGFSALTLAILLGMVIGNTVYPQIWKSCDGGVLFAKQHLLRLGIILYGFRLTFAQIADVGVSGILIDILTLSSTFMLACFLGQKVFGLDRQTSWLIGAGSSICGAAAVLATEPVVKAEASKVTVAVATVVIFGTMAIFLYPAMYPLLAHWFSPETYGIFIGSTMHEVAQVVAAGHAISPDAENAAVIAKMLRVMMLAPFLIFMAARVKQLSPASGGEKSKITIPWFAILFIVVAIFNSFHLLPQAVVNMLVTLDTVLLAMAMAALGLTTHVSALKKAGAKPLLMALVLFIWLIVGGGVINVLVQHVIA from the coding sequence ATGACAGAACTCACCTTAACGAATCATCGTCGAACAATGTGGCATTTTATTCCGGGGCTTGCCCTGAGTGCAGTGATTACCGGAGTCGCCTTATGGGGCGGGTCCATTCCCGCCGTGGCGGGTGCCGGATTCAGCGCCCTCACCTTAGCGATTTTATTGGGGATGGTGATCGGTAACACCGTCTATCCCCAGATCTGGAAAAGCTGTGACGGCGGCGTCCTGTTTGCCAAACAACATTTATTGCGCCTGGGGATCATCCTCTACGGCTTTCGCCTCACCTTCGCGCAAATTGCTGACGTAGGTGTCAGCGGCATTCTGATCGACATCCTGACGCTGTCCAGCACCTTTATGCTGGCGTGCTTTCTGGGGCAAAAAGTCTTTGGGCTGGATCGCCAGACCAGTTGGCTGATCGGCGCGGGTAGCAGCATTTGCGGCGCGGCGGCGGTACTGGCGACGGAACCAGTTGTGAAAGCCGAAGCCAGCAAAGTCACGGTTGCCGTCGCAACGGTCGTGATCTTCGGGACGATGGCGATTTTCCTCTACCCGGCGATGTATCCGCTGCTGGCGCACTGGTTTAGTCCGGAAACCTACGGCATCTTCATTGGCTCCACCATGCATGAAGTTGCTCAGGTTGTGGCGGCAGGACACGCGATTAGCCCGGACGCCGAAAACGCAGCGGTGATTGCCAAAATGCTTCGCGTCATGATGCTGGCTCCGTTCCTCATCTTTATGGCCGCTCGCGTTAAGCAACTGTCACCGGCCAGCGGTGGGGAAAAAAGCAAAATCACCATTCCGTGGTTTGCGATTCTGTTCATTGTGGTCGCCATTTTCAACTCATTCCACCTGCTACCGCAGGCGGTGGTGAACATGCTGGTCACACTGGATACGGTCCTGCTGGCTATGGCAATGGCGGCACTGGGGCTGACGACGCATGTCAGCGCGCTGAAGAAAGCTGGAGCGAAACCGCTGTTGATGGCACTGGTGCTGTTCATCTGGCTGATTGTCGGCGGTGGCGTGATTAACGTCCTGGTCCAGCACGTTATTGCATAA
- the nfo gene encoding deoxyribonuclease IV → MKYIGAHVSAAGGLANAAIRAAEIEATAFALFTKNQRQWRAAPLTAQIIDDFKAACEQYHFTSAQILPHDSYLINLGHPVGEALEKSRAAFLDEMQRCEQLGLSLLNFHPGSHLMQISEDECLAKIAESINITLAQTKGVTAVIENTAGQGSNLGFKFEHLAAIIDGVEDKSRVGVCIDTCHAFAAGYDLRSAAECEKTFAEFERIVGFQYLRGMHLNDAKSAFGSRVDRHHSLGEGNIGHDAFRWIMQDARFDGIPLVLETINPDIWAEEIAWLKAQQTEKAVA, encoded by the coding sequence ATGAAATACATCGGAGCACACGTCAGCGCAGCTGGCGGGCTGGCAAATGCCGCAATTCGCGCCGCTGAAATCGAGGCAACCGCGTTTGCACTCTTTACTAAAAATCAGCGTCAATGGCGCGCCGCCCCTCTTACCGCGCAAATCATCGATGACTTTAAAGCCGCCTGTGAGCAATACCACTTCACATCCGCTCAAATCCTGCCGCACGATAGCTATCTGATCAACCTGGGCCACCCGGTCGGCGAGGCGCTGGAAAAATCCCGCGCGGCTTTTCTTGATGAAATGCAGCGTTGTGAACAACTCGGCTTATCTCTGCTTAACTTCCATCCAGGCAGCCACCTGATGCAAATTTCGGAAGACGAGTGTCTGGCAAAGATTGCTGAGTCGATCAACATCACACTCGCCCAGACCAAAGGGGTGACTGCGGTGATTGAAAATACTGCCGGTCAGGGCAGCAACCTCGGATTCAAATTCGAGCACCTTGCCGCCATCATCGATGGCGTAGAAGACAAATCACGCGTCGGCGTTTGCATTGACACCTGCCACGCTTTCGCCGCGGGTTACGACTTGCGTTCCGCCGCCGAATGCGAAAAAACCTTTGCCGAATTCGAGCGCATCGTCGGTTTCCAGTATCTGCGCGGTATGCACCTGAACGATGCCAAGAGTGCCTTTGGCAGCCGGGTCGACCGTCACCACAGTCTGGGCGAAGGCAACATTGGTCATGACGCGTTCCGCTGGATCATGCAGGACGCCCGTTTCGACGGCATTCCGCTGGTGCTGGAAACCATCAATCCCGACATCTGGGCAGAAGAGATCGCGTGGCTGAAAGCGCAGCAAACTGAAAAGGCGGTTGCGTAA
- a CDS encoding sugar kinase: MNDREKQILKILRRNPLIQQNEIADILQISRSRVAAHIMDLMRKGAIKGKGYILTEQAYCVVVGAINMDIRGMADIHYPQAASNPGSIHCSAGGVGRNIAHNLALLGRDVHLISAVGSDFYGETLLEQTRQAGVNISSCIRLHGHNTSTYLSIANQQEETVLAINDTHILQQLTPQLLNSSRDLIRHAGVVLADCNLTPEAIEWVFTVADDIPVFIDTVSEFKATKVKTWFTRIHTLKPTQKELEILWGHPINSDADRLSAVNALHQQGIQQIFVCLEDESVFCSEKDGEQFLLTPPAHTVVDSFGADDGFMAGLIYCFLEGSDFRESANFAMACAALSRASVSINNPTLSADNALYLLKTSQ, encoded by the coding sequence ATGAACGACAGGGAAAAACAGATACTCAAAATTCTGCGCCGCAACCCGCTGATTCAGCAAAACGAAATCGCTGATATTTTGCAGATCAGCCGTTCACGCGTCGCCGCGCACATCATGGACCTGATGCGTAAAGGGGCAATCAAAGGAAAAGGTTACATCCTTACCGAACAGGCCTATTGCGTGGTGGTAGGGGCGATTAACATGGATATTCGTGGGATGGCGGATATCCACTACCCGCAGGCCGCGTCTAACCCGGGCAGTATCCACTGTTCTGCAGGTGGCGTCGGGCGCAACATTGCCCATAACCTCGCCCTGCTGGGTCGCGATGTGCATCTGATTTCCGCTGTCGGCAGTGATTTTTACGGCGAGACGTTGCTGGAACAAACACGCCAGGCAGGCGTCAATATCTCCAGTTGCATTCGCCTGCACGGGCATAACACCTCAACTTATCTCTCCATCGCCAATCAGCAAGAAGAGACGGTGCTGGCAATTAATGATACCCATATCCTGCAACAGCTGACGCCGCAGTTGCTGAACAGCTCGCGGGATTTAATCCGTCACGCCGGAGTGGTGCTGGCGGACTGCAACCTGACGCCGGAAGCCATCGAATGGGTCTTTACGGTTGCTGATGACATTCCGGTATTTATTGATACCGTTTCCGAGTTCAAAGCGACGAAGGTGAAAACCTGGTTTACGCGCATCCATACGCTGAAACCGACACAAAAAGAGCTGGAGATCTTATGGGGTCACCCCATCAACAGCGATGCAGATCGACTCAGCGCGGTGAATGCCCTTCATCAACAGGGCATTCAACAGATTTTTGTCTGTCTGGAAGATGAGTCAGTCTTTTGTAGCGAGAAAGATGGTGAGCAATTCTTGCTCACGCCGCCCGCGCATACGGTGGTCGACAGCTTCGGTGCCGATGACGGTTTTATGGCCGGACTGATCTATTGCTTTCTGGAAGGGAGCGATTTTCGCGAAAGCGCGAATTTCGCAATGGCCTGTGCGGCCCTGTCACGCGCCAGCGTCAGTATCAACAACCCCACCCTTTCCGCTGATAACGCGCTGTATCTGTTAAAAACAAGCCAGTGA
- a CDS encoding NupC/NupG family nucleoside CNT transporter: MDIMRSVVGMAVLLVIAYLLSVNKKHISLRTVGAALVLQIAIGGIMLYFPPGKWLVEQAALGVHKVMSYSDAGSAFIFGSLVGPKMDVLFDGAGFIFAFRVLPAIIFVTALISLLYYIGVMGLLIRILGGIFQKALNISKIESFVAVTTIFLGQNEIPAIVKPFIDRLNRNELFTAICSGMASIAGSMMIGYAGMGVPIDYLLAASLMAIPGGILFARILSPATEESKVTFENLSFTETPPKSIIEAAASGAMTGLKIAAGVATVVMAFVAIIALFNGIIGGIGGWFGYGHATLEGIFGWVLAPLAWIMGVDWSDATLAGSLIGQKLAINEFVAYLNLSPYLQDGGTLDVKTIAIISFALCGFANFGSIGVVVGAFSAISPQRAPEIAQLGMRALAAATLSNLMSATIAGFFIGLA; this comes from the coding sequence ATGGATATAATGAGAAGTGTTGTGGGTATGGCGGTACTGCTGGTGATCGCATACTTACTGTCAGTGAATAAAAAACACATCAGCTTACGTACCGTGGGCGCAGCGCTGGTGCTGCAAATTGCGATTGGCGGGATCATGCTCTATTTCCCGCCGGGCAAATGGCTGGTTGAACAGGCGGCGCTGGGCGTGCATAAAGTTATGTCTTACAGTGACGCGGGCAGTGCCTTTATTTTTGGCTCTCTGGTTGGGCCAAAAATGGATGTGCTGTTTGATGGCGCCGGTTTTATCTTCGCCTTCCGCGTGCTCCCGGCGATCATTTTTGTCACCGCGCTTATCAGCCTGTTGTACTACATTGGCGTGATGGGACTGCTGATTCGCATCCTGGGCGGGATTTTCCAGAAGGCCCTGAATATCAGTAAGATTGAATCGTTCGTTGCGGTCACGACGATTTTCCTCGGGCAAAACGAGATCCCGGCGATTGTGAAGCCGTTTATTGACCGCCTGAATCGCAATGAACTGTTTACCGCGATCTGTAGCGGGATGGCCTCGATTGCGGGCTCGATGATGATTGGCTACGCCGGTATGGGCGTGCCGATTGATTATCTGCTGGCGGCCTCGCTGATGGCGATTCCTGGCGGGATCCTGTTTGCGCGTATTCTGAGTCCGGCAACGGAAGAGTCAAAAGTCACTTTCGAAAACCTCTCTTTCACCGAGACGCCACCGAAAAGCATTATCGAAGCCGCGGCAAGCGGTGCGATGACCGGGCTGAAAATTGCCGCAGGCGTGGCAACGGTGGTCATGGCGTTTGTCGCGATTATCGCACTGTTTAACGGCATTATCGGCGGAATTGGCGGCTGGTTCGGCTATGGTCATGCGACGCTTGAAGGGATCTTCGGCTGGGTGTTAGCCCCGCTGGCGTGGATCATGGGCGTTGACTGGAGCGATGCCACCCTGGCAGGGAGCCTGATTGGGCAGAAGCTGGCAATCAACGAATTTGTCGCTTACCTCAACCTGTCGCCTTATTTGCAGGATGGCGGCACCCTGGATGTGAAAACCATCGCCATCATCTCTTTTGCGCTGTGTGGGTTTGCCAACTTTGGTTCCATTGGCGTAGTGGTCGGGGCGTTCTCGGCTATTTCGCCTCAGCGCGCGCCGGAAATCGCCCAGTTGGGTATGCGGGCGCTGGCGGCAGCCACGCTCTCTAACCTGATGAGTGCGACCATTGCCGGGTTCTTTATTGGACTGGCGTAG
- a CDS encoding pseudouridine-5'-phosphate glycosidase, translated as MSELTISSELLHISPEVQDAINSKKPIVALESTIISHGMPFPQNAQTAIEVEETIRKHGAVPATIAIIGGVMKVGLSKEEIELLGREGHSVTKVSRRDLPFVVAAGKNGATTVASTMIIAALAGIHVFATGGIGGVHRGAEHTFDISADLQELAHTNVTVVCAGAKSILDLGLTTEYLETFGVPLIGYQTTALPAFFCRTSPFEVSIRLDSAKEIARAMAVKWQTGLNGGLVVANPIPETYAMAEEKINAAIDQAVREAEEQGVIGKESTPFLLARVAELTGGDSLKSNIQLVFNNAVLACEIAKEYQRLA; from the coding sequence ATGTCTGAATTAACGATTTCCTCTGAATTACTGCATATTTCGCCAGAAGTCCAGGACGCTATTAACAGTAAAAAACCGATTGTTGCGCTTGAATCGACAATTATTTCTCACGGTATGCCTTTTCCACAAAATGCGCAGACGGCAATTGAAGTCGAAGAAACTATTCGTAAGCACGGTGCTGTGCCGGCAACGATTGCCATTATTGGCGGAGTAATGAAAGTCGGCCTGAGTAAAGAAGAAATTGAATTATTAGGTCGCGAAGGACATAGCGTAACTAAAGTCAGTCGTCGTGATTTACCGTTTGTGGTAGCCGCTGGAAAAAATGGCGCGACCACGGTTGCTTCAACCATGATTATTGCCGCCCTTGCGGGTATTCACGTTTTTGCTACCGGGGGTATTGGCGGCGTTCATCGCGGTGCGGAACATACGTTTGATATTTCCGCCGATCTTCAGGAACTGGCTCATACCAATGTAACCGTGGTTTGTGCCGGCGCGAAATCTATTCTCGATTTAGGTTTAACCACGGAATATTTAGAAACGTTTGGTGTGCCGTTAATTGGATATCAGACCACTGCGTTACCGGCATTTTTCTGCCGTACCAGTCCGTTTGAGGTCAGCATTCGTCTCGACAGCGCGAAGGAAATTGCCCGGGCGATGGCAGTGAAATGGCAAACCGGCCTGAACGGAGGTCTGGTGGTCGCCAATCCAATCCCGGAAACCTACGCCATGGCGGAAGAGAAAATCAATGCGGCGATTGACCAGGCCGTCCGGGAAGCGGAAGAGCAGGGCGTTATCGGTAAAGAGAGCACGCCGTTCCTGCTGGCGCGCGTTGCTGAATTAACCGGAGGCGACAGCCTGAAGTCCAACATCCAACTGGTGTTTAACAACGCCGTACTGGCCTGCGAGATAGCGAAGGAATATCAACGCCTCGCCTGA
- a CDS encoding pseudouridine kinase, translating into MREKEYIITIGSANMDVAGYSHASLNYADSNPGKIKFTPGGVGRNIAHNLALLGKNSWLMTAVGNDFYGQSLLAQTNQSGVHVDNCLIVAGENTSSYLSLLDNTGEMLVAINDMSITEHISAAFLAQHLDFIRGARVIVADCNISEQTLAWLLDNVGDVPVFVDPVSAWKCVKIRERLAQIHTLKPNRLEAETLSGIALSGREDVAKVAAWFHARGLHRLVLSMGGDGVYYSEKDGESGWSLPIKTHVVNVTGAGDAMMAGLASCWVEGMPFIDSIRFAQGCSSMALASEYTNNPELSVANVKTLVENTECLN; encoded by the coding sequence ATGCGCGAAAAGGAATACATCATCACGATTGGTTCCGCCAATATGGACGTTGCAGGATATTCGCATGCTTCCTTGAATTATGCGGACTCTAATCCGGGGAAAATTAAATTTACACCTGGCGGAGTTGGTCGCAATATCGCTCACAATCTTGCATTGCTCGGGAAAAATTCCTGGTTAATGACGGCGGTTGGCAATGATTTCTATGGCCAATCGTTATTGGCGCAGACGAATCAGTCAGGCGTGCATGTGGATAATTGCCTGATTGTTGCCGGTGAGAACACCTCAAGTTATTTATCTCTTCTCGATAATACCGGTGAAATGCTGGTGGCAATCAATGACATGAGCATTACCGAACATATTTCGGCGGCGTTTCTGGCGCAGCATCTCGATTTTATCCGGGGTGCCCGTGTCATTGTGGCGGATTGTAATATTAGTGAACAGACGCTGGCCTGGTTACTGGATAACGTGGGGGATGTACCGGTGTTTGTTGACCCGGTATCGGCGTGGAAATGCGTCAAGATCCGCGAGCGTCTGGCCCAAATTCATACCCTCAAACCTAATCGTCTTGAGGCGGAAACTCTCAGCGGCATTGCGCTTTCAGGGCGCGAAGATGTTGCGAAAGTCGCTGCCTGGTTCCATGCGCGTGGCCTGCACCGTCTGGTACTCAGCATGGGGGGCGATGGGGTCTATTACAGTGAAAAAGACGGTGAGAGCGGCTGGTCGCTACCGATAAAAACCCATGTCGTTAACGTTACCGGAGCGGGAGATGCCATGATGGCGGGACTCGCTTCCTGCTGGGTTGAAGGCATGCCCTTCATTGATTCTATTCGATTTGCACAGGGTTGTTCCTCAATGGCGCTGGCCAGTGAATATACCAATAACCCTGAATTATCTGTTGCGAACGTTAAAACCCTTGTGGAGAACACAGAATGTCTGAATTAA
- the fruA gene encoding PTS fructose transporter subunit IIBC — MKTLLIIDANLGQARAYMAKTLLGAAAHKANLDIIDNPNDAELAIVLADAIPNDNALNGKKVWLGDIARAVAHPELFLSEAKGHAKPYSAPVAVAPVATTSGPKRVVAVTACPTGVAHTFMAAEAIETEAKKRGWWVKVETRGSVGAGNAITPEEVAQADLVIVAADIEVDLAKFAGKPMYRTSTGLALKKTAQELDNAVAQAVVYEPAGKAQAAANEGKKESAGAYRHLLTGVSYMLPMVVAGGLCIALSFAFGIEAFKVEGTLAAALMQIGGGSAFALMVPVLAGYIAFSIADRPGLTPGLIGGMLAVSTGSGFIGGIIAGFLAGYVAKAISTKLKLPQSMEALKPILIIPLISSLVVGLAMIYLIGKPVAGILEGLTHWLQTMGTANAVLLGAILGGMMCTDMGGPVNKAAYAFGVGLLSTQTYAPMAAIMAAGMVPPLALGLATIVARRKFDKAQQEGGKAALVLGLCFITEGAIPFAARDPMRVLPCCIVGGALTGAISMAVGAKLMAPHGGLFVLLIPGAITPVLGYLIAIVAGTLVAGLAYAFLKRPEEDTVAKAA; from the coding sequence ATGAAAACGCTGCTGATTATTGACGCTAACCTCGGGCAGGCTCGCGCTTACATGGCGAAAACTCTGCTCGGTGCGGCGGCGCATAAAGCAAATCTGGATATCATCGACAATCCAAATGACGCTGAACTGGCGATCGTACTGGCCGATGCCATCCCTAATGACAACGCGTTGAACGGCAAAAAAGTCTGGCTGGGTGATATTGCCCGGGCGGTGGCGCATCCTGAGCTATTTCTTAGCGAAGCCAAAGGTCACGCGAAGCCTTATAGCGCACCGGTTGCTGTAGCGCCTGTTGCCACAACCAGCGGTCCGAAACGCGTCGTGGCCGTGACGGCATGCCCAACCGGCGTAGCACATACCTTTATGGCGGCGGAAGCGATCGAAACCGAAGCGAAAAAACGCGGCTGGTGGGTGAAAGTCGAAACCCGCGGTTCTGTGGGCGCTGGCAATGCCATTACACCGGAAGAAGTGGCCCAGGCGGATCTGGTGATTGTGGCAGCAGATATTGAAGTGGATCTGGCGAAATTTGCTGGTAAACCCATGTACCGTACCTCTACCGGTCTGGCGCTGAAGAAAACCGCGCAGGAACTGGATAACGCCGTGGCGCAAGCCGTGGTATATGAGCCCGCCGGCAAAGCGCAGGCTGCGGCGAATGAAGGGAAAAAAGAGAGTGCTGGCGCGTATCGTCACCTGCTGACGGGCGTGTCCTACATGCTGCCGATGGTGGTTGCCGGCGGTCTGTGTATCGCGCTTTCCTTCGCCTTTGGTATCGAAGCGTTTAAAGTCGAAGGGACACTGGCGGCCGCGCTGATGCAAATTGGCGGCGGTTCAGCCTTTGCGCTGATGGTGCCGGTTCTGGCGGGCTACATTGCTTTCTCGATTGCTGACCGTCCGGGTCTGACGCCAGGTCTTATCGGCGGTATGCTCGCCGTCAGCACGGGTTCTGGCTTTATTGGCGGGATCATTGCGGGTTTCCTTGCAGGCTATGTGGCGAAGGCCATCAGCACGAAGTTGAAGCTGCCGCAGAGTATGGAAGCGCTGAAACCGATCCTGATTATTCCGCTGATTTCCAGCCTCGTGGTGGGTCTGGCTATGATCTACCTCATCGGTAAACCGGTCGCCGGGATCCTCGAAGGGTTAACGCACTGGCTGCAAACCATGGGGACGGCGAATGCGGTGCTGCTGGGTGCGATCCTCGGTGGGATGATGTGTACCGACATGGGGGGGCCGGTTAACAAGGCGGCATACGCGTTTGGCGTCGGTTTGCTGAGTACACAAACCTACGCGCCAATGGCGGCCATTATGGCGGCAGGCATGGTGCCACCGCTGGCGCTGGGGCTGGCAACCATTGTTGCGCGTCGTAAGTTCGACAAGGCGCAGCAGGAAGGGGGTAAAGCGGCGCTGGTACTGGGTCTGTGCTTTATCACCGAAGGAGCCATTCCTTTCGCCGCGCGCGACCCGATGCGTGTTCTGCCGTGCTGTATCGTTGGCGGCGCGCTGACGGGGGCGATCTCAATGGCGGTTGGGGCGAAACTGATGGCACCGCATGGTGGTCTGTTTGTTCTGCTGATCCCAGGGGCGATTACCCCGGTGTTGGGATACCTGATTGCCATTGTCGCCGGTACGCTGGTTGCGGGTCTGGCCTATGCCTTCCTGAAACGTCCGGAAGAAGATACCGTCGCCAAAGCGGCATAA
- the fruK gene encoding 1-phosphofructokinase, with the protein MSRRVATITLNPAYDLVGFCPEIERGEVNLVKTTGLHAAGKGINVAKVLKDLGIDVTVGGFLGKDNQDGFQQLFSELGIANRFQVVQGRTRINVKLTEKDGEVTDFNFSGFEVTPADWERFVNDSLSWLGQFDMVCVSGSLPSGVSPEAFTDWMTRLRSQCPCIIFDSSREALVAGLKAAPWLVKPNRRELEIWAGRKLPEMKDVIEAAHALREQGIAHVVISLGAEGALWVNASGEWLAKPPSVDVVSTVGAGDSMVGGLIYGLLMRESSEHTLRLATAVAALAVSQSNVGITDRPQLAAMMSRVDLQPFN; encoded by the coding sequence ATGAGCAGACGTGTTGCGACCATCACGCTAAACCCGGCCTACGATCTGGTGGGGTTCTGTCCTGAAATTGAGCGCGGTGAAGTTAACCTGGTAAAAACGACCGGTCTGCACGCGGCGGGGAAAGGGATCAACGTCGCCAAAGTGCTGAAGGATCTCGGGATCGACGTGACGGTCGGCGGTTTCCTCGGCAAAGATAACCAGGACGGTTTTCAGCAGTTGTTCAGCGAACTGGGAATTGCTAACCGTTTTCAGGTGGTGCAGGGGCGTACCCGCATCAACGTCAAGCTGACGGAAAAAGACGGTGAAGTCACCGACTTCAACTTCTCCGGTTTTGAGGTCACGCCTGCCGACTGGGAGCGTTTTGTTAATGATTCCCTGAGCTGGTTGGGTCAGTTCGACATGGTTTGCGTCAGCGGCAGTCTGCCATCCGGCGTGAGTCCGGAAGCCTTCACCGACTGGATGACGCGTCTGCGCAGTCAGTGTCCATGCATTATCTTTGATAGTAGTCGTGAAGCCCTGGTTGCAGGACTAAAAGCCGCGCCGTGGCTGGTGAAACCGAACCGCCGTGAACTGGAAATCTGGGCCGGCCGCAAGCTGCCAGAAATGAAAGATGTGATTGAGGCGGCGCATGCGTTACGTGAACAGGGTATCGCACATGTGGTGATCTCCCTGGGAGCAGAAGGCGCGCTGTGGGTGAACGCCTCGGGAGAATGGCTCGCCAAACCGCCTTCGGTTGACGTGGTCAGCACCGTAGGCGCCGGGGATTCGATGGTTGGCGGCCTGATTTACGGTCTGCTGATGCGTGAATCCAGCGAACATACGCTGCGTCTGGCGACAGCCGTTGCTGCGCTGGCAGTCAGTCAGAGCAATGTCGGTATTACCGATCGTCCTCAGTTGGCCGCAATGATGTCGCGTGTCGACTTACAACCGTTTAACTGA